In Magallana gigas chromosome 1, xbMagGiga1.1, whole genome shotgun sequence, the sequence TTTATATCAATACGTCGTCCTAAATGAtcgtattttgattttatttgtttcgCTTGTGTTGGTGTTGGTACATAAGTGAAACGGGTGTCATGATGACGAAAGAGAGAAGAAAAGAATTTAATGGGAGAGGGTGAAAAGAGAGAAGAAGAGGTTATAATTAGAGAACACTCGTGAACACTCAGGGGGACACCACTTACTCTACAAATGATCCTCTAGTTCTAGTCGCTAAAAAGGAACACAGACGTAACTTTCAGTAACGTAACATTCAGGAACGTAACATTCAGTAACGTAACATTCAGTATAGTAATGGCAAGTCCTTGCCAATCAAATGAGCAAGTACTGATTTAGTTAATCTATTTCATGACATATGATAAtgatttaagttaaaaaaaattactatatTTAGTTATAATACGAatgaattctattttttttcctttgcatTTGAGATAGAATCAACAAGAGTATATAGTATTCACCTCCCCCTCGCTGGGCTCGGATTCCTCCCCGGGGCGGGCGGGGGGCGAGGCTGCTGTATTGTTATCTGTGATCTGTAGCTGAATCTAAATGGACAAGGGGCGCAGgattagaaatacatttatgTATCTTATACAGGAATTTGTGAGTTATCCTAATGtgaaatatttcatcatttttttttttagttttatgaaGCAGATCCATTTTGATTACTATTTTTTGCATTAGTATAATACACGTCAAATATATAATAAGAACTTTTTTGTTAATGACCTCATCAGAACTTATTGGGCCTGGCTCATGCATttcatcaacttgaaattcctCTGTACCGAAGAAATTGGTCTACAACAGATATGGTTTAGTAGGTGATTTCAAAAGCAATGTAGGGGTTTATATAAACGGTATTAGATGCATTTGTTTTTTATGCTCATTAAGTTTCAGAACTTGTGTTTGATCCTTTTGACTTTGTGTCAGTAATTTACATTCACTTCAATAAATATGCAAGATCAATTTTTGAAACAgtatagataaatatataattacaaataaCACGGATTAAAGGTTGATGCATTATGTATTTCAGGCGTACCGTATTATCGTCTTGCGCCTGCGTATTTCCATTTTTCTGGAGTTCTTGTCCTGCATTTTGCTGAAGGTCCGATGTCTTCAGATGGTACACCTGGTTGGGAGCTTTTATTTCCTCGTCTACCGTCATAGTTTCTTTTGGAATATTGTTATCGTAAGCAAACTCACTTCCATTCGACTTTCGAATATAGCCAATGTCATCCGGGTCTTCAGGCATACGGTATTTCTGTTTCGTGTGTCTCCTCGAACACTAAATATtagaaataattcatttttacagaATTGAGAgcaatttgatataatttaaacacttttaaaattttatatataggttatatcaatataatttttcCCTTATAAACATATTCGGCCTACCAAGACACAGATCATGGCAAGAAGGAAGACCAGCACCACGGCTCCACACACGATCACGGCGATCCCCCAGTTAGGTACCATGAAGTCACTGCGCGTGACCGGAAGTTCAGTGGTCGACTCGGGTAAGGCCGTTGATTCTTCAGTAGTAGATGTGGGAATATAGGGAATTTCTGTGGACGAAGTAGACATGGTATTTGTTTCAAATGAACACAATATTATAACGTACTCGATTTCCATAAATATAGATATCGGGACAAATAAATGTATGTTACTCtgtgataaaacaattatatgttatgatataaatatacataatatgTAGTTATTTAATGTTACTTTTTCTGCAATACGTACTGTTGTGCGAAATTGATGCAGGATCTATTATAACGTCAGGCCCAAACGCGTCGTTACTGACGGCGGAACTGACAATGGAATTCAGTTGCTCCAAGGGAACAGAGTCATTTTCTGTAAACTGTACTGAGTAATCCACAATTACACTGCCTTCTCTGTAAAAAGAgaatgaaagaaatatttaaacatagcATAAGTTAGTGACAGAATTAAAAACAAgagatattttgaaattattttggaCCTTACCTGAATGTTATGTTCACAATATCAATGACTCGGTCTTTGTAGATACTGTTTTTGTAAACTGCTAAAagctgaaaaagaaacattttgttacaatagagaaaaaaaaatgaaatgatgcaGTGTTTTCAACTTCAACAAGTACTTTATTTGAATACTAAGCAGTTAAAAACGTCCAATTTACAGACCTTTTGATATATGGTATCTTTCAGCGTCAGATATTCTGCAGAATCTATGTCAGAAAGCTTGGAATTCCAAGTCTGGCTTGTAATTTTCAGTGAAGCATTAATAACTTGTGATATAACAGGATCAGTCGTTGAAACTATGGTTGTTGGGGCTCCTGTCGTTGATGGAGGTTGAGTTGTTGTTGGTGCGGGTGTGGTTGATGGAGCCTGAGTTGTTGTTGGTGCTTGTGTGGTTGCTGGAGCCTGAGTTGTTGTTGGTGCTTGTGTTGTTGTTGGAGCCtgagttgttgttgttgcttgTGTGGTTGTTGGAGTCTGAGTTGTTGTTTTTGCTTGTGTGGTTGTTGGAGCTTGAGTTGTTGTTGGTGCTTGTGTGGTTGCTGGAGCCTGAGTTGTTGTTGGTGCTTGTGTTGTTGTTGGAGCCTGAGTTGTTGTTATTGCTTGTGTGGTTGTTGGAAATTGAGTTGTTGTTGGTGCTTGTGTAGTTGTTGGAGCCTGAGTTGTTGTTGGTGCTTGTGTGGTTGTTGGAGCCTGAGTTGTTGTTGGTGCTTGTGTGGTTGTTGGAGCCTGAGTTGTTGTTGGTGCTTGTGTGGTTGCTGGAGCCTGAGTTGTTGTTGGTGCTTGTGTTGTTGTTGGAGCCtgagttgttgttgttgcttgTGTGGTTGTTGGAGCCTGAGTTGTTGTTGGTGCTTGTGTGGTTGTTGGAGCCTGAGTTGTTGTTGGTGCTTGTGTGGTTGTTGGAGCCTGAGTTGTTGGTGGTGCTTGTGTAGTTGTTGGAGCCTGAGTTGTTGTTGGTGCTTGTGTGGTTGTTGGAGCCGTAGTTGTTGTTGGAAGTTGATTTGTTGTTGGAGCTTGTGTGGTTATAGGAGCTTGTGTGGTTGTTGAAGGTTGAGTTGTTGGTAGGGCTTCTGAGGTTGTTGAACGTTGATTTGTTGTAGGAGCTTGAGTTGTTGTtagagcctcagttgttgttgGCATGTTAGTTGTGGTTGATGCAGCTTTAGTGGTTGTTAGGGGTTGAGTTGTAAttggagcctcagttgttgttgatgttgttgttgttgatggaTCTTGAGTAGTTGTTTCAGCTTGTGTTGTCGTTGGAGCTCCAGGGGTTGTAAGTGCTTCAGTTTTTGTTGGAGCTTGTGTGGGTGTTGAAGCTTGAGTTGTTGTCGAAGTTTGAGTTGTTGAAGTTAGCGTTATTGAAATTGGAACTTGAGTGGTTGTTGATGATTGAGTGGTTGTTGGAGCTTGAGTTGTCGTTAGAGCTTTAGGCGTTGAGGTTTGTGTCATGGATATTAAATCTTGGGTGGTTGTTGGCTGTTGTGATGTTTGAGTTTGAATGGTTGTTGTAGTTATTGTAGTGGATGGAGCTTCAGTAGTCATTGGAACGTGTGTGGTTATTGATGTTTGAGTTGTAGTTGGAACTTGAGTTGTTACTGGTGCTTTATCTGTGGTTTGAGCTTGAGTTGTTGATGCTTGAGTCGTGGAAATTACTAGAGTGGTTGAACTTCTCGTTGTTGGTATAACAACAGATGGTGTTGTCGAGAAGAgtgtaattcctttaaaaatataatattatattgatttGAAAATCAGATGGTGCTTGCTGAACTGAATGCTCTAAACATTAAGATGCAATTGCAAACCGTAAATCCTGaacttgatttaaaataaaatccaacATAATCTTGATGAAACGATATGACAGAAAAGCTATCATACTTTTGTGAGAGGTGAACAGGGGATCAATCATTACGTCTGGTCCAAAGAATCCATCTTTGAAGGCCTGGTTGACGTCATCGTTGAGCAGCGATACGTCCACCTCCTCGCCGCCAAGGAAAGTGACCACGAAGTTCATGATGACACTCCCCGGGCTACAGGTCAACAATATACAGAAGGCTACAGGTCAACAACATACAGAATGCTACAGGTCAACAACATACAGAACAACAACAGTGAAGGTCATCATCTCACCCCATTTACCCGATGCTTGGGTTTACTTACATTTAAAGAAGTGAAGAGGATTTTGAAGaagcttttttttattaatgcacTGATTTTAGTAGGtttaattaaaacagtttttattccgacaaatcatataaaatgttcTCTTAAGAAAAGTAAATATGCAAACAGTTTGGTTTCATAGCTTGGTAAGAAAAGTTCAAGTACCTGAATCTGAGCCCTTCAGTGATTCCCTCAAAACGGTCAGCATAAACACCAAGAGAGTATGTATCGAAAAgcttaaaatagaaaataatacgAAAGATAAATCCATTATTGGtctaatatttgataaaagattGATACATAgagttaattaaattttttaaaaaaatacgcAAAAGGCAAATCATTGCTTTTATACTTACAAATGTATAGTAAGCAATAGACAGGTTTGTGTAGAACTGACTTGATTGGTCTGCGTATAAAGGATTCCACTCCTCAGTAACAACCCTAATAGTCACTTCAAAGTCCTGGAGAACCACAGAACCCTCTGTTGAACTCGACATTTGATCAGTTGTTAAAATTGGTGTTGTAATGGACTCTGTTGTCACGTGCGGTGTTGTAATGGACTCTGTTGTCACGTGCGGTGTTGTAATGGACTCTGTTGTCACGTGCGGTGTTGTAATGGACTCTGTTGTCACGTGTGGTGTTGTAATGGACTCTGTTGTCACGTGCAGTGTTAAAATGGACTCTGTTGTCACATGCGGTGTTGTAATGGTCTCTGTTGTCACGTGCGATGTTGTAATGGACTCTGTTGTCACGTGTGGTGTTGTAATGGACTCTGTTGTCACGTGCGGTGTTGTTATTGACTCTGTTGTCACACGTGGCGTTGTAACTGATTCTGTTGTCACAATTGGTGTTGTAATGGATTCTGTTGTCACACGTGGTGTTGTAACTGATTCTGTTGTCACACGTGGTGTTGTAATAGACTCTGTTGTCACATGCTGGGTTGTATTGGCCAATGGATTGTTGGTTACAGTAGTCTTGACTTCAGTGGTGTGTTGTAGTGTGGTGTCTGTGTCTGGAGCCGATGTTGTTCGACTTTCTGTTTTTTCTGTTGTTGATGTAAGTGATATACCTGTCTTCTCTTGTGTTGTCATTTTAGTTGTTGGGGTAAAATCAGTAGTTTGTGGTGTGGTGGAGacatcaaaaaataattctgcAAATTTGAATTtggtattttatgatatttaaacaagaaatcGTGAACTATTCCTACATAGTACAAACAAGTACGTTATTTATTCAAAAGgttttaattacattaattagaaaataaaatgaaaaaaaaatacgtttaaGTTGCAAATTATTGTGACAAATGTAAAGAAATCTATGATCATGCCTTATGATTAATGACAACCAAATTGAGTTAGATTAATagacttttaaaatatgtcttcaaaaatattttatagacaTATGTCTTATTCTTTGATTTGTGTCTAGAAAATATGTTAATGAATCAGGCAGTCATTAAACAAATGTAATCATAAACTATAACTTCTCAAAGCATGCATTCTCACAATTCATTGGATTTAATCACTAGTTCTTCCAGCATTTATCATTAAAACGCAAAATGATTACAACAGGATGCTATATTCAATCAGATAAGTAATGAGAGCAGGGGGTAACAAACGAAGGTTTACCTTGATGTGAGGTAAAACTTTGGTCAATTACTGCGTTGGGGAAATTTCCAGAAGTAAAGGCCTGATTTATCGCGTCGTCAAGATCCTTGGTATTTATAGGGTCGCGTCCTAGGTACGTCACAGTGTAGGATATGATGAGGCTTCCTTGTCTGTAATGAGAATGAGTACCAAGACtacacaaatgaaaaaaaaaaatatttcttgaataactaaaattgtttcaattaccTGAATTGCAAATTTGAGATCTCCAAAAATCGTTCCATatagtttgcatcaaaatcGTAGACAGAATAAAGCtaaaaacagaaagaaaaaatcattCTCCAGTAATTTGTTATGTCAGTTCAAGAGTATTCTTTAGTTGATTTATACCATATTATACTCATTACTTACGATGGCTTTGTATTCACTAGTCAGGTTTTCATACTCTAAAGACCCTGTCACGGCGTACTCCGGCACCCACTGCTCGTTCAGAATGCGGAGTTCCACCTGAAATACCCGGGTGATTTGAGGCTCCGTTGTCCCCACCGTTGTTGTCGGTTTTGTAGTCGTTATTGTAGGTATCACTGTAGTTGTTGTCGGTATTGCTGTCGTTGTTGTTGGTGTTGTTGTCGGTATTACCGTCGTTGTTGTCGGTGGTCTTGTTTCGGCCTCTGTTGAGAGCTTTGTTATATCAGGAGTAGTTTGTTGTACATTGCTTGTTGTGTAGGACTTTGTTGTTGCGTTAGTTTCCTGGCTACCAGTAATAACAGTCTGTGTTGTGACTGGGTGCAGAGTTGTCGGTCCTGTAGTCGATGTGACCGTGTCTGACACAGGAGTCTGTGTTGTCTGGTTCAATGTCCTGATTTCCTCCGTGGTTGCGAGGTAGGGTGTTGTTACCGAGTCCGTAGATGAAAAGGAACCAGAAGAAGGGGTCGCTTTTTCCGTCGTAACCGGAATGGTTGTTTTCTCGGTTGTTTCTGGTTTTTCTGTTGGATCGTGGGTAACTGGAGCTGTGGTGCTGGACGGAGTTGTAACAGCTAATGTTGTCGGTGCAGTTGTTGTCGGTGCAGTTGTTGTCGGTGCAGATGTTGTCGGTGCAGCTGTTGTAGGTGCAGCTGTTGTCGGTGCAGCTGTGGTCGGTGCAGCTGTTGTGAATGGCAAGGTGGAAGCAGTGGTCAATGCTGTTggattaaaacaatattttaaggCAGAGTATCAAGTCCTTAAAATAATCTCATTTTAGATATACATTTGTAATTGTGCGGTTGCTGTTCAGTATTAGCAGACTTCTTGATTTAATCAACGTCGAAGAAAactgatattttacaaaaacataaaacagtgaatctatttaattttcatttttcttttcatgacAATATTACTTTAATAAGATAGCAATTAAAATGAAGGAAACTGAAAGCAgaagcatgaaaaaaaaatacatcgtTCAAATTaaactcaaatttaaaatcaaacattcaaaaacatttatgttctctgatttgtaaaaaatttcagtAATTTCTACAATAAACTTATTATTGCTTTGTCATTATGCGTTACATTCTGATGCTATGTTCGGgttttaaccaaaaaatctACCCTGTGTTAATATTATAAAAGGGACCGAAAGATGTGTCCCGCCAGCACAGGCACACATTTATTCCAGGACAgtgtttaagaaattaaaagcaTAACAGATGATTGACTAAGGAGTATGtaaaatatcttcaaattttGGGCTTATTGAAGTCTGTGAAAACAATCCGGAGAAACTGAAGAAGACATATCAgtctgaatttcctctatcagttttcaaattcctacccatttttgattcaattttataaaaaaaatgaatgatgtaaataaaaaaccaTTAATAGTATTGAGGTAAGTACGTTGACCTTACTCTGCTGGCATTACATTCACATGATatcaatgattaaaattttgagataCGGTGTCTTATGGgtttttagttttttatatttttgcattgTGTGCCATACGGTTAACTAAATGAAATAGTGAAATAAAACCAACAGAGACTATGCAAAATTAGGTTAACTAacataaaatcttaactttaaatattacagtactaccaaaaatattttagcgaaaaacaaaatctaaaaaatttagtccgaatttcctctgattTGCTTTGTTTGTGCCTAATTCCAttatatagtaaaaaatatcgaatgttgtgtcaataataattcatttcatgaatactttttgtgtttagaacaaattttactcatgatattgaactttataacaatccaaaTTTGAGAACTCAAGCCCTGAGTAAACAATGTCCTTAATAAAGTAAAGCGTAAATGACATGACAGTGTGTGCAATTTTATGTCGTGGTGTCAAGGAATGCTTATTTTCCGATAAATACTGTCCctataattacatttatcagcaacgtaattataatttacataacTGTTAAAAGACAGAAAGGCAGAAAAGATAAGCGCCCAAGAAGTCCACTATTGTTAACGCTTTTTGTGCGGCATGTCTCACTGTATTTCACATTCTCTACTTACCTTCGTGAGAGGTAAACTCGGGATCAATACTAAACTCTTCCGGTAGATTCTGCGCAAAAGCGTTGATGTCCTGGTCAAGTAAGACAGGATCGATCTCCTCCTCACCAGAGAACGTCACACTGAACTCAGCAATAATACTTCCGGGTCTAACAAAAAGAAGAAGGAAGTCAATGATAGTCGCGCTATTTTTGGGAGGAGgatgttgaaaaatattcatatattaagCAGAAAGATCAAACATACCTAAAGATAATATCAGACACGGTAACAAGACGGTTTCCGTAAGAACTTCGGCTGTATGCATCCGTTAGCTACAAAAGAACAGtcttatattacatgtaattagtaTTTTATTCTCATGTaccattttacatttttacatcttttattacttgatataatttaaaagtaCTCGTCATATGAAGACTAAGTTGatattctgaaatttttaaactgtgtttataagaaataaagtgGAGTAGATTGTGAGTTTTGTGTtagttattttatcaaaatatgaacgTAAAGCTCAAAAACGATTTCCGCACtcaaacattaatatttttacgaCAAGTTTCCTGAAAATTATTTAGATATTGTATCTGATTTGCATTTAAACgggaaaacaaatttaaaattatcatatgttGTGTTTTACGGACGGGGTATTCTTATATATACATAggcaaacaaataaataaatatactgaCCGTAGCCCGAACTTGTTCATATATAATACGATACAAGGCCGAGTTGGTATTCTCGTACTCAGACAACCATTGCTGGTTGACCATCCTCACTTTTCCAGACACGATCTGCCGCGGCACAGAGGTTGTGGTTGTTGGTGCTGTTGTTGTCTGTGATATTGGTTGCGGCGTCCTTGTTGTCACTGAAGCTGACGATGTTGTTTCATAGACCGTCGTTGAACTGTCTTCTGCTGTTGAGGTGGGTTGTATCTCAGAGACCAGTGCTGTAGGGGAGGCGCTCGTTACCATCAGAGAGGAAGATATATCCTGTGTTTCTATAGGTACAGAGGAAGAGACTACACTAGAGAAAACAAGATGACTCGTTTCTAGAGAGATAAGTCGGCTCTCGGAAACTGGTTCTTTGCTGTGTGTAACGGATGTTGCTGAGGGTTCCCCTGATGGTAAAACTGAAGATAAATCAAACTCCGAAGAAGACGGTGTAGTTGTTGAGACTTCCGTTGGTCTATACTCTGTATAAGAGGATTCATGTGTCGGTGTTATGGATATTGATTTTGAAGCAGATTTTGAAACATCAGTTGGCGATATGGACAGCGAAGCAACACTGGACAATAACGGCGAGGACGAAACCTGACTTGCTCGTGATAAGTCTTCAAACGATGctattgaaaatgtaggagAGACAGcataaatttaaacatgttaataaatgaatacttataaataaatatcaaaatttgattaaaaaaaccaaaacaacaacaacacaaaaacaaaattgtgcAGAAGAATTAAGTAGAAAAACAAACACACCAGTGAAATCACTCGATAAACGAGAGCGTGTTAGTGAAAACATCTTTGTTTCTGTTATCGAGTCCGTCGACTTCATTGATGAAACTTCACTCGATGTGAGCGACGATAAATGCAGTTCTATTTCTGAGGAGGTAGCACTAACTGTCGGTGGCAATGATGTTGTAAGGAGAAGAGAAGCTGATCGAGAAACATAACCCGCTGATGTTACGGAAGCTAATATAGATGGTTCCGTATTTGATGATAAAACTGTAGTAACATCCGAAATCTGTGTATAAGAGCTCAACAGTTGGCTTTCTTTTGTCATACttgatattgtttttgataacatgCTTGAGGTTTCACTCTGGAAATCAGTCGTCGATATGTGTGATGGAGAAATAAAGTGCTCACTGATGTCAGAGGATCTCTTCGATGAAATAAATGTCGATTGAGTCATGGACGATAACTCAGTGCCGTCTGCTGTACTTGTTGTGGCAAAACTCTGGACATCCTTTACGGAAAATGATGTGCTTACTGAACCCAAGATATCTGAGAAAAGAGTAGTTGTATCAACAAAACCCGGGGAGTGCGTTACAGATTTGTCATACTGGCTACTCGATGACAAAATGTCTTCTGAACTCAACGAGACTTTCAAAGGATAGTCGGAGACGAAACCGTTAGATTCAGCTGAACTATACATAGAATCAGACGGAACAACAAAAGAAGATGGACTGCTTGTCATCACCGACTGTAACACAAATGTAAACGAGCTGCTTTCACGGTACGTTTCCTCCATTCTTTTAGATGACATAATACTTGTAGATTCTTTTGGTTGTAAAATGCTGCTTTTCATTGATGAAAAGCTCCTCAAATATGATGAATCTAATATATCTAAGGAAGCTGTTGAATCAAGTACCTCTGGTGTCAACAATATTGACCCTGCTGTAGACTGAACTTCGGTCGTTGCAGTCTTAGATCCAATTTCTTCGGTTTTAAAATCATTAGTAGTTAGACTTGGAGAATTTAACGTAAGTTTCATTGTTGAAGAGAAAACGATTTCTGATACATTTAAAGATGGTCTTGTTTCGATGATAGAAGACCTAGATGGAATAATTTTCGTTGAAGTTTGGTCTGTTGGAGGTTCTATTGACGACAATACAGATGAATCGGGGAAATATAACGATGAAACCATGGTTGAAATTTCGTCCCGCACGGAGAGCGTATATTGCTCACGGTGGCTTGAAAAATAGGAAGTTCCTAAAATATGTGTGGACTGTGTTTGAACTGATGATGAAGGCTCGAAGAGGTCAGTAACAAAACTAGTTTTATGTTGGACTTTTGACAAAGTACTTTCTATCTCATCTGTATCGAATGCGCTAATTGGAGACAATTTAGACTCTTCTGAAACAGAAAATAGGACCGATGTTGATCTTGCAAAGTTCAAAGTTAATGAGCTCTTTGTAGTTGAAATATCTTGTAACGAGGACAGAAAATTTTCCTTGGATATAGACACCTGCTGACTTTCTAGTTCAAAATCAGATTTCGATGAGGAAattattgttgatttcaaaggtGGATGAGTTACAATTGAAAAATCTGAGATTCTGCTTGTTATTTCCGATCTGGACAATGATTGAGCATGGGAATCAATTCTTGAGTCTAGAGGAGCTGAAGTcgacattgaagaaaaaaactccGAGCTGGGCTTGATTTCTATATTTGTAGAAATCTTCATTTCCGTTGAGTATCCAGAACTCTTAGAGGTTTCAGTTTCAGGCAAGAAATCAGTTGAAAATGAGGAGATACTGCTGGAGACATACACTACCTTATCCGtgttttgttgatttattaCACCCGATGACAGAACCACTGATTGAGAATCTACAGATGATCTGGTAAAGGCAGAGGGTGACGACTGTACACCCGTAACTGATGGCGATAAGAATGTCGTCGACAAGGGGAGAGTTGATGTCAATGGTTCCGTTCTTATAACATTACTAGAAGACAGTATAGCCACATGGGAGCTAGGTTGTAGAGTTGAATTTGAACTACTCTCAACAAACTCTATCGACGAAGTGAACTGTGATACTTTTGATTGTTGCAGATCTGTGGATGTTCTGCTTGGATAAACTTTAGAAGACATGCTTGTATACATACTACCCTCTCCGTCTTCTGAGAAAATGGGGCTTAGTATGTTGCTGGTGGTGACTTCTTTAGAAGATACATCTTTTAATGAATGAATTGGTGAATTTTGAGCAATAAAAGAGGTAGAATACTCTAATACAGCTTGACTACTGTGTGTTTGCATCATGGAATAGGACGTTACATGATCCTCAACTGAAGAAGTCAATTCTGTTGCTTCAGATGTTTCAAACTTCGATTTTCTGTTTGAGACCAATACGGAAGATGGAAAATTGTATGATTTGGATGACAGCCAGTTTTTACTCTGGGTTTGACTGCTTGCCGGGTTCAGAGACGTTGTATAAAACATTTCGCTAGAATTCGTCATTGCTGCAAGCAGTATTGAGGACACACCAAATAAAGTACTCAGCTGGTCTTTCGAGGAATCTAGTACTTCTAATGATGTTGAATTCATTTGATGAAATGCTGAACTTGGAGATGATATAATTTCATTAGAAGATAAAGAACTTTTGTTCTCCGACAAAATAATGGATGTCGATATAACTATACTTGGCTGAAAAAATTCTGACTCTTCAAAGGTCTTGgataatattgaatttgaagCTTCTGCAATGTGTGACGACATTATGGCTGAGATAGAATGTGAAATGGGATCAATGCCATTCAAAGAGGAAGATGATGGTTCAGTGGATGAAACTGGCAGTGTTGGATAAAATTGTGTGACCATTTCTTTTGTAGTGGGGATTAGATGATGCGAATCGGATAG encodes:
- the LOC105320216 gene encoding mucin-2 isoform X3; the protein is MKISTNIEIKPSSEFFSSMSTSAPLDSRIDSHAQSLSRSEITSRISDFSIVTHPPLKSTIISSSKSDFELESQQVSISKENFLSSLQDISTTKSSLTLNFARSTSVLFSVSEESKLSPISAFDTDEIESTLSKVQHKTSFVTDLFEPSSSVQTQSTHILGTSYFSSHREQYTLSVRDEISTMVSSLYFPDSSVLSSIEPPTDQTSTKIIPSRSSIIETRPSLNVSEIVFSSTMKLTLNSPSLTTNDFKTEEIGSKTATTEVQSTAGSILLTPEVLDSTASLDILDSSYLRSFSSMKSSILQPKESTSIMSSKRMEETYRESSSFTFVLQSVMTSSPSSFVVPSDSMYSSAESNGFVSDYPLKVSLSSEDILSSSSQYDKSVTHSPGFVDTTTLFSDILGSVSTSFSVKDVQSFATTSTADGTELSSMTQSTFISSKRSSDISEHFISPSHISTTDFQSETSSMLSKTISSMTKESQLLSSYTQISDVTTVLSSNTEPSILASVTSAGYVSRSASLLLTTSLPPTVSATSSEIELHLSSLTSSEVSSMKSTDSITETKMFSLTRSRLSSDFTASFEDLSRASQVSSSPLLSSVASLSISPTDVSKSASKSISITPTHESSYTEYRPTEVSTTTPSSSEFDLSSVLPSGEPSATSVTHSKEPVSESRLISLETSHLVFSSVVSSSVPIETQDISSSLMVTSASPTALVSEIQPTSTAEDSSTTVYETTSSASVTTRTPQPISQTTTAPTTTTSVPRQIVSGKVRMVNQQWLSEYENTNSALYRIIYEQVRATLTDAYSRSSYGNRLVTVSDIIFRPGSIIAEFSVTFSGEEEIDPVLLDQDINAFAQNLPEEFSIDPEFTSHEALTTASTLPFTTAAPTTAAPTTAAPTTAAPTTSAPTTTAPTTTAPTTLAVTTPSSTTAPVTHDPTEKPETTEKTTIPVTTEKATPSSGSFSSTDSVTTPYLATTEEIRTLNQTTQTPVSDTVTSTTGPTTLHPVTTQTVITGSQETNATTKSYTTSNVQQTTPDITKLSTEAETRPPTTTTVIPTTTPTTTTAIPTTTTVIPTITTTKPTTTVGTTEPQITRVFQVELRILNEQWVPEYAVTGSLEYENLTSEYKAILYSVYDFDANYMERFLEISNLQFRQGSLIISYTVTYLGRDPINTKDLDDAINQAFTSGNFPNAVIDQSFTSHQELFFDVSTTPQTTDFTPTTKMTTQEKTGISLTSTTEKTESRTTSAPDTDTTLQHTTEVKTTVTNNPLANTTQHVTTESITTPRVTTESVTTPRVTTESITTPIVTTESVTTPRVTTESITTPHVTTESITTPHVTTESITTSHVTTETITTPHVTTESILTLHVTTESITTPHVTTESITTPHVTTESITTPHVTTESITTPHVTTESITTPILTTDQMSSSTEGSVVLQDFEVTIRVVTEEWNPLYADQSSQFYTNLSIAYYTFLFDTYSLGVYADRFEGITEGLRFSPGSVIMNFVVTFLGGEEVDVSLLNDDVNQAFKDGFFGPDVMIDPLFTSHKRITLFSTTPSVVIPTTRSSTTLVISTTQASTTQAQTTDKAPVTTQVPTTTQTSITTHVPMTTEAPSTTITTTTIQTQTSQQPTTTQDLISMTQTSTPKALTTTQAPTTTQSSTTTQVPISITLTSTTQTSTTTQASTPTQAPTKTEALTTPGAPTTTQAETTTQDPSTTTTSTTTEAPITTQPLTTTKAASTTTNMPTTTEALTTTQAPTTNQRSTTSEALPTTQPSTTTQAPITTQAPTTNQLPTTTTAPTTTQAPTTTQAPTTTQAPPTTQAPTTTQAPTTTQAPTTTQAPTTTQAPTTTQATTTTQAPTTTQAPTTTQAPATTQAPTTTQAPTTTQAPTTTQAPTTTQAPTTTQAPTTTQAPTTTQFPTTTQAITTTQAPTTTQAPTTTQAPATTQAPTTTQAPTTTQAKTTTQTPTTTQATTTTQAPTTTQAPTTTQAPATTQAPTTTQAPSTTPAPTTTQPPSTTGAPTTIVSTTDPVISQVINASLKITSQTWNSKLSDIDSAEYLTLKDTIYQKLLAVYKNSIYKDRVIDIVNITFREGSVIVDYSVQFTENDSVPLEQLNSIVSSAVSNDAFGPDVIIDPASISHNKIPYIPTSTTEESTALPESTTELPVTRSDFMVPNWGIAVIVCGAVVLVFLLAMICVLCSRRHTKQKYRMPEDPDDIGYIRKSNGSEFAYDNNIPKETMTVDEEIKAPNQVYHLKTSDLQQNAGQELQKNGNTQAQDDNTTNFFGTEEFQVDEMHEPGPISSDEIQLQITDNNTAASPPARPGEESEPSEGERLELEDHL